The following proteins come from a genomic window of Bactrocera tryoni isolate S06 chromosome 1, CSIRO_BtryS06_freeze2, whole genome shotgun sequence:
- the LOC120770218 gene encoding uncharacterized protein LOC120770218, which produces MTSLTLSGAVFILLCCYLNHQQVKAKSFEIVNIRSHVNGDKVALKTLIHDNGTKFDIHATLFKPLRTHDLLMSLKLKRKIEESASYQNIFHLRQIDVCKFLANSYHKYLSQSLFNISPTTLSQLECPMKPGEYHITNLTVGTNPLVNSLEPGFYRFYVEVAQVSSLAVKVLDMQITTLYKL; this is translated from the exons ATGACATCGTTGACGCTCTCTGGTGCGGTTTTCATACTGCTGTGTTGCTACTTAAACCATCAACAAGTGAAAGCA AAAAGCTTCGAAATTGTGAATATTAGGAGTCATGTAAATGGTGACAAAGTCGCTTTGAAAACTTTAATTCACGATAACGGTACTAAATTCGATATACATGCTACACTTTTCAAACCACTGAGAACGCACGATCTTTTAATGAGTTTGAAATTGAAACGGAAAATCGAAGAGAGCGCAAGCTATCAAAATATCTTTCACTTACGCCAAATTGATGTTTGTAAATTTCTTGCCAACAGCTATCACAAATATTTAAGCCAATCATTATTTAACATATCACCAACGACATTATCACAACTGGAATGTCCAATGAAACCGGGCGAGTACCATATCACAAATCTTACAGTCGGAACAAATCCCTTGGTAAATTCTTTGGAGCCTGGTTTTTATCGATTTTATGTAGAGGTGGCACAGGTGAGCAGTTTGGCGGTAAAAGTACTCGATATGCAGATAACcactttatataaattataa